From Strix uralensis isolate ZFMK-TIS-50842 chromosome 1, bStrUra1, whole genome shotgun sequence, a single genomic window includes:
- the ICE1 gene encoding little elongation complex subunit 1 isoform X4, whose amino-acid sequence MMPGETPPPPAGTAAAAACANCGVLQQNINEYVAALIALKQKMIDGDRLLTEYQQKCTELQFAEREISALRCQVEQMLQKILPLEKCQEELGSLKAELEEKKSSLKIYRESQLEYGKIKEEIVNSDAVRKKLETKVKKLEEAATKHAQDFRQLKTEKKRLEKELKKAQGKLDGVIKEKCRKVKHVETQSSSEDLTTDIDKEKIKLLLEELWMCIDSATGKRENQENDPVLASVQDKAWPGKRSQTATEETVQIHQKMRKCDGKTLPWYSSLESVTKQNSVTAMQLQASTEPFGGDCVENRTTEERLHGGEDETVDVIKQTDGAHSSSDFSDQEQKGPGGSVMDILNWARPLPALLSPVQLSPLTTEDMLFGEVTSSSDEEVDCSTSAAEDILQEDQVPSQSFHVFSLNEECNTQSKSCEHGLDAEISRNLSWNENNVHISPKMSSKEEGDAETKEAEAATLIINMETNKDYLEENSENMQTEKREPTEATAHESEAIEEQKGDSEDVHSEEGDSLSGFTLHSLKPQNQVEKCSDIEQTEENVILIRAGAYEGIHEKHGELMTAEGDGLSGERETPGTVSAPQNVTDLPPEQCTVIQSKDSEEKSDMLIQNEVVENESKNIIEVTNLASDIGENIKQVIIGEEITAAIQMKGLCAEANNERELSENVLSDPSGSKSFCEVECPKNLMMQHDGEGIIMDTEADTGATEISAHSQCSEIKPDSEEILEKQCVQTIKGEADRECEAETAKVSGHYLPVSATEGIRNSLSMDDIDKNVSMERTAFPKDDEQLKTEDINITRPETIELAMKYNRESVLEMDESSELLHSAENGKLIDINEGEYLKGKPHQEDNGSNLSQGKSDLESMLALPKTACVTDAESSVAKCESSVLDFTEIKDELKQPENPCSTLECVLPKTQNFRVFESQESECKVNPEDFREESSELLERVDTIESVLVASNLTSQAQCAKPLNQLLVTENVTCDEIKGELNKQSKELVTETCSISFKWEENVVKKNNISEIICQPTSEMDFNSSLAFSTQGDLEMDCINTEETDSPMQVGIGLESTIPPDLNCSLQKVVSFGETNCTEKAAFSHTWENKGNKNCVTGSAFNCSSESLEEGAEILSAEKDNTCRELDCPEKEHIRKNEVKIPGENEQPVDKEPQLSVEAQILDANSHNKNTCILQKSGDQESGCRTSTWEVRTDPSRTGSLTAGGESKDLDSFEASGKNAIKRTKNYFGMPEQSNESEEKDCSIQKVRYVKCSECVPLFTKELRGSRRIAVDALETGAIVDADYQVCEFHSTMHPGNTLTVSHLKADAVVNMDTRCETNSSPGTANELSSVVEECYPNDLAIWKRELLVTSENTEGADECMVDTNRGGCVNDSEESLLKTETSKDFPVMPDASEGRLPLCQMLSRFSETCRLAVKNSKLNTRMLALGNFLEENDSKKLQSHVEQSLLTGDTEVSVFEEYNHNQTCTACNIGENNTDVILDGSSTKNIFVKYLPNPALSDVECNCQTVRQPSEPQKPVLEKLSMLESESCVDVAFKKNNKMKTKEQEPSEFSTVSTKSAAQVMHAKLSKRLFQGKRKKRTPKVKLTQPVLANADTSVPTKHSSETINKIRQEMGPPLPPLLPPLIATPPKAACTTSPVMSSTGRSSLLSPLDDLISPLRETPVPPLMSPLTDTPTVKSALLFSPPSPSEMAVGRRIRSSPLKFCTSIPKHALPVPGRFPLFAADSAAPGAPQENSVKILDTMYPELSARARTLNILKGNIQLNRCAFSDSQSLPGPVAQIGGFKAIASTSTAFVKTGSNLKSDSSKDQDKDVQNQQLFSSSSNHLEKRTLLPISMPRSAKRLRLDSEPPKLEPDDIAANGNTKNTISEMQEAFHDKSCEISDSAHSSSSEASLPVKKVVDPDCQKVSLALKKIAESCFDLLPVIKGHVYVGNISKIPVMRDEEKEVVYEFGIKNKHLAESLLHVILSKLKAQKNATNYNFNQALCRVYTGICRQLGDLERARLFCYSLLKEDFPDSEKLILFITNVWSDIFVFQGAINKAMQLVVRQSASNELLACLSAYLNWEQMLVLWSQTCS is encoded by the exons ATGATGCCGGGAGAGAcaccgccgccgccggccgggacTGCAGCCGCCGCGGCTTGCGCGAACTGCGGCGTTCTCCAGCAG AATATAAATGAATATGTAGCCGCATTAATTGCACTGAAGCAAAAAATGATTGATGGAGA tcGTTTGCTGACAGAATATCAACAGAAATGCACTG AGCTTCAGTTTGCTGAACG AGAGATCTCTGCTCTTCGTTGCCAAGTGGAGCAGATGCTACAGAAAATCCTGCCTCTGGAAAAGTGCCAGGAAGAGTTGGGTTCCTTGaaagcagagctggaagagaaaaag AGTTCTCTCAAGATTTATCGGGAGAGTCAACTGGAATATGgtaaaattaaagaagaaatagtAAACAGTGATGCTGT gagaaagaaactggaaacaaaagtGAAGAAACTTGAAG AAGCTGCAACAAAGCATGCACAGGACTTCAggcaactgaaaactgaaaagaaaaggcTTGAAAAGGAGCTAAAGAAGGCGCAA gGAAAACTTGATGGTGTAATTAAAGAGAAGTGCAGAAAAG TTAAGCATGTGGAGACCCAGAGTTCCAGTGAAGATCTTACAACAGATATAGACAAAG aaaaaataaagctgttgttAGAAGAACTCTGGATGTGCATTGACAGTGCaacaggaaaaagagagaatCAGGAAAATGATCCTGTCTTGG cttctgttcAGGATAAGGCATGGCCTGGAAAAAGAAGTCAGACTGCTACAGAAG AAACTGTACAAATCCACCAAAAGATGAGGAAGTGTGATGGCAAAACGCTACCATGGTATTCTTCACTGGAAAGTGTTACAAAGCAAAATTCTGTAACAGCCATGCAACTTCAAGCAAGTACTGAGCCTTTTGGAGGTGACTGTGTTGAGAACAGGACTACTGAAGAACGTCTGCACGGTGGTGAAGATGAAACTGTAGATGTGATAAAACAGACTGATGGGGCACACAGCAGTTCAGACTTCTCTGATCAGGAGCAAAAGGGCCCAGGTGGAAGTGTGATGGATATATTGAATTGGGCCAGGCCTCTCCCTGCTCTACTTTCTCCAGTACAGCTTTCACCACTAACTACAGAG GATATGTTGTTTGGAGAAGTCACAAGTTCCAGTGACGAAGAAGTTGATTGCAGTACTTCTGCAGCGGAGGATATTTTACAAGAAGATCAAGTTCCTTCTCAGAGTTTTCATGTATTCAGCCTCAACGAGGAGTGTAACACACAGAGCAAATCATGTGAGCATGGTCTTGATGCAGAAATCTCACGTAACCTGAGTTGGAATGAAAACAATGTTCATATCAGTCCAAAGATGTCAAGCAAGGAGGAAGGAGATGCTGAAACAAAGGAAGCTGAAGCTGCTACTTTAATTATAAACATGGAAACTAACAAAGATTATTTAGAGGAGAATTCTGAGAATATGCAAACTGAGAAGAGAGAACCAACTGAAGCAACAGCACATGAATCGGAAGCCATTGAAGAACAGAAAGGAGATAGTGAGGATGTGCACAGTGAAGAGGGAGATTCCTTATCTGGTTTTACGTTACACAGTTTAAAGCCTCAGAATCAGGTGGAAAAATGTAGTGACATAGAGCAAACAGAGGAGAATGTAATCTTAATCAGAGCTGGTGCTTATGAGGGTATACATGAAAAGCACGGTGAATTAATGACTGCAGAAGGAGATGGATTATCAGGAGAGAGAGAAACTCCCGGGACAGTATCTGCTCCCCAGAATGTTACTGATTTGCCACCTGAGCAATGCACTGTGATTCAAAGTAAAGATTCTGAGGAGAAATCTGATATGTTGATACAGAATGAAGTGGttgaaaatgaatcaaaaaataTAATTGAAGTAACTAATCTGGCAAGTGACATAGGGGAAAACATAAAACAAGTGATAATTGGAGAGGAAATAACAGCTGCAATACAGATGAAAGGACTCTGTGCAGAGGCAAATAATGAGAGAGAGCTCTCTGAAAATGTATTGTCTGATCCCAGTGGTTCAAAATCCTTCTGTGAAGTTGAGTGTCCTAAAAACCTAATGATGCAGCATGATGGAGAGGGAATAATTATGGACACTGAGGCAGACACTGGAGCTACTGAGATCTCTGCACACTCTCAGTGCTCTGAAATAAAACCTGACAGTGAAGAGATACTGGAGAAACAATGTGTGCAAACAATAAAAGGTGAAGCAGACAGGGAATGCGAAGCAGAGACTGCTAAAGTCTCTGGACATTACTTACCTGTATCTGCTACTGAAGGAATCAGAAATTCATTGTCTATGGATGACATAGACAAAAATGTAAGTATGGAGAGGACTGCCTTTCCAAAAGATGATGAACAGCTTAAAACTGAAGACATTAATATAACCAGACCTGAGACTATTGAGCTAGCCATGAAATACAACAGAGAAAGTGTTCTAGAAATGGATGAATCGTCAGAGCTACTCCATAgtgcagaaaatggaaaattaatagATATAAATGAGGGCGAGTATTTAAAGGGCAAGCCACACCAGGAGGATAATGGTAGTAATTTATCGCAAGGGAAGTCAGACTTGGAAAGTATGCTTGCACTACCAAAGACGGCATGTGTTACTGATGCAGAAAGCAGTGTAGCTAAGTGTGAATCCTCTGTGTTagattttacagaaataaaagatgaacTAAAGCAACCTGAAAATCCGTGTAGTACATTAGAATGTGTGCTGCCCAAAACTCAGAACTTTAGAGTGTTTGAATCTCAAGAGTCTGAATGCAAAGTTAATCCAGAAGATTTCAGGGAGGAAAGCAGTGAGCTGTTAGAAAGAGTGGATACCATTGAGTCTGTCTTAGTAGCAAGTAATCTTACTTCTCAGGCACAGTGTGCAAAACCTCTAAATCAGTTGTTGGTCACTGAAAATGTTACATGTGATGAAATAAAAGGGGaattaaataaacaaagcaaGGAGTTGGTGACTGAGACTTGTTCCATTTCATTTAAATGGGAAGAGAATgttgtgaagaaaaataatatttcagagaTCATCTGCCAGCCTACTTCAGAAATGGATTTTAATAGCAGCTTGGCTTTTTCTACTCAAGGGGACTTGGAGATGGACTGtataaatacagaagaaacagatTCTCCCATGCAAGTGGGAATTGGCTTGGAATCCACAATTCCTCCTGATCTAAATTGCAGTCTTCAGAAAGTTGTCAGTTTTGGTGAAACTAATTGCACAGAAAAGGCTGCTTTTTCCCATACAtgggaaaacaaaggaaataaaaattgtgTTACAGGTAGTGCATTTAACTGTTCTTCAGAAAGCTTGGAAGAAGGTGCTGAGATCCTGTCTGCTGAAAAAGACAACACATGCAGAGAACTGGACTGCCCTGAGAAGGAACACATACgcaaaaatgaagtgaaaattcCAGGTGAGAATGAGCAGCCAGTAGATAAAGAACCTCAGTTGTCTGTTGAAGCACAGATTCTGGATGCAAACTCTCATAATAAGAATACTTGTATTCTCCAAAAGTCTGGTGATCAAGAATCGGGATGCAGGACTTCTACGTGGGAGGTTAGAACAGATCCTTCTAGAACTGGTTCACTAACAGCTGGGGGAGAAAGCAAAGATTTGGATAGTTTTGAGGCATCTGGGAAGAATGCCATAAAAAGGACTAAAAACTACTTTGGTATGCCAGAGCAAAGCAATGAATCTGAAGAGAAAGACTGCTCTATACAAAAAGTTAGATATGTGAAATGTTCTGAATGTGTTCCCTTGTTCACAAAGGAACTGAGAGGTTCCAGGAGAATTGCAGTAGATGCTCTGGAAACTGGTGCAATTGTTGATGCTGATTACCAAGTGTGTGAATTTCATTCAACAATGCACCCAGGAAATACTTTGACAGTTAGTCATCTAAAAGCAGATGCTGTGGTGAATATGGATACACGCTGTGAAACAAACAGCTCTCCAGGTACTGCAAATGAGTTGTCAAGTGTGGTTGAGGAGTGTTATCCTAACGACTTAGCCATTTGGAAAAGAGAGTTATTAGTAACCTCTGAAAATACTGAGGGTGCTGATGAATGCATGGTAGATACTAACAGAGGTGGATGCGTCAATGACAGTGAGGAAAGTCTATTAAAAACGGAGACATCAAAAGACTTCCCTGTGATGCCAGATGCTTCAGAAGGTAGATTACCTCTATGCCAGATGTTGAGCAGATTCTCAGAAACTTGCAGACTGGCTGTAaaaaacagtaaattaaatacaAGAATGTTAGCACTTGGTAATTTCTTAGAAGAAAATGATTCTAAAAAACTTCAGTCACATGTGGAGCAAAGTCTACTAACTGGTGATACAGAGGTATCGGTGTTTGAAGAATATAATCATAATCAAACTTGCACTGCTTGCAACATAGGAGAAAACAACACTGATGTTATCCTAGATGGTAGCAgtacaaaaaacatttttgtcaagTATCTTCCAAATCCAGCCCTATCTGATGTAGAGTGCAATTGTCAGACAGTTAGGCAGCCTTCTGAGCCACAAAAACCAGTATTGGAGAAGCTGTCTATGTTGGAGTCAGAGTCTTGTGTGGATGTTGCTTtcaaaaagaacaacaaaatgaaGACCAAAGAGCAGGAGCCATCTGAATTCTCGACTGTTTCAACCAAGTCAGCTGCCCAAGTAATGCATGCCAAGCTATCAAAGAGGCTGTttcaaggtaaaagaaaaaaaaggactcCAAAAGTTAAACTAACTCAGCCAGTTCTTGCAAATGCTGATACTTCTGTGCCAACAAAACACTCATCTGAGACTATAAATAAAATTAGGCAAGAGATGGGTCCTCCTCTGCCCCCTTTGCTACCACCTTTGATTGCTACTCCTCCAAAAGCTGCGTGTACCACGTCACCAGTAATGTCTTCTACTGGTCGATCCTCTTTGCTTTCCCCTCTTGATGACCTGATATCTCCACTACGTGAAACTCCTGTTCCTCCTCTCATGTCTCCATTAACAGATACTCCAACAGTAAAATctgctcttttgttttctcctccctcACCCTCAGAAATGGCAGTAGGTAGAAGGATTCGCTCCTCACCTTTGAAATTTTGTACATCCATTCCAAAGCACGCACTTCCCGTCCCAGGGAGATTTCCTCTGTTTGCAGCCGATAGTGCTGCGCCAGGTGCTCCTCAGGagaattctgtgaaaatattgGACACTATGTATCCAGAACTGTCTGCAAGGGCAAGGACACTAAACATTCTGAAAGGCAATATTCAGCTTAACCGATGTGCTTTTTCAGACAGCCAAAGTTTGCCGGGACCTGTTGCTCAGATAGGTGGGTTCAAAGCAATTGCATCTACATCAACTGCTTTTGTTAAAACCGGGAGCAATTTGAAATCTGATAGTAGCAAAGATCAAGACAAAGATGTGCAAAATCAGCAATTGTTTTCAAGCTCATCAAATCATCTTGAAAAACGGACACTGTTGCCAATATCTATGCCCAGAAGTGCAAAGAGACTAAGGTTGGACAGTGAACCACCAAAGCTGGAGCCCGATGATATTGCTGCTAatggaaatactaaaaatacCATCTCTGAAATGCAGGAGGCTTTCCATGACAAAAGCTGTGAAATCAGTGATTCAGCACACAGTTCCAGTTCAGAAGCATCACTACCAGTAAAGAAGGTTGTTGATCCTGACTGCCAGAAAGTTTCTCTGGCATTGAAGAAAATAGCCGAATCCTGTTTTGACTTGTTACCAGTTATTAAAGGCCATGTGTACGTCGGCAATATCTCAAAGATTCCAGTAATGagagatgaagagaaagaagttgTCTATGAATTTGGTATAAAAAACAAG CATTTAGCAGAGTCCTTGCTGCATGTTATTCTCAGTAAACTCAAGGCTCAGAAGAATGCCACAAATTACAATTTCAATCAGGCTCTATGTCGAGTCTATACAGGAATTTGTCGACAGTTGGGAGATTTGGAAAGAGCCCGCCTTTTCTGCTATAGCCTACTTAAAGAAG actTTCCAGACTcagaaaaattgattttatttatcaCAAATGTATGGTCTGACATATTTGTCTTCCAAGGTGCAATTAACAAAGCTATGCAATTAGTTGTCAGGCAGAGTGCAAGCAATGAGTTGCTGGCCTGTTTGAGTGCTTATCTCAACTGGGAACAG